The following proteins come from a genomic window of Scomber japonicus isolate fScoJap1 chromosome 4, fScoJap1.pri, whole genome shotgun sequence:
- the LOC128357650 gene encoding zinc finger and BTB domain-containing protein 24-like encodes MDHDSPDFVPSVFACTTPKKQSPSPKKRVREREMLYSLRKRRRPCQTADVETEETPPEGDTSEDLDSSNLMETTEEVETPSTPPVSKESETLTTEVKTLQFTPSSNKTSLKLPAGLPKLCNMSPIVLLKPVIIPPSGYQCEQLIEHKHEDEHEEEKPVPCEICGTLFASQALFTEHQCVHAEKPSFACNMCNRTFSTNHNLKRHKLLHVRDGRKCGKCGVLFCRRHNHVVFVPQAESTVESDQDCSIVETENVMPENNVLEKVEPSQTDHDVADDAQSSQTVTTTTSTTSKPLPKKHKTSPGVLPTNILTEVPFPKLIKPFRSSLALLPRSTSFQFKPPVPPDYPAVFIQPHLPQRPELPYSLRVFSPQCLTSALLEVKRNYGYICNKEVIAMAKKKKEKEKQVVHVKVEQSETQLISPVKQRSSEKVKKERTAYDLEIVL; translated from the exons ATGGATCACGACAGTCCTGACTTTGTGCCTTCTGTGTTTGCATGCACCACCCCCAAAAAACAGAGCCCGAGCCCCAAGaaaagagtaagagagagagaaat GTTGTACAGCCTTAGAAAAAGGCGCCGTCCATGTCAAACAGCCGACGTGGAAACAGAAGAAACTCCGCCTGAAGGTGATACTTCTGAGGACCTCGACTCCTCCAATTTAATGGAAACTACAGAAGAAGTAGAGACACCATCAACCCCTCCAGTTTCAAAG GAGAGCGAAACATTGACTACAGAAGTGAAGACTCTACAGTTTACACCCAGCTCAAACAAGACTTCATTAAAACTACCGGCAGGCCTCCCAAAACTCTGCAATATGAGCCCTATTGTGCTCCTAAAACCTGTAATTATACCACCGAGTGGGTATCAGTGTGAGCAGTTGATAGAACACAAACACGAAGACgagcatgaagaagaaaaacccGTTCCCTGTGAAATTTGTGGGACGCTTTTCGCAAGTCAGGCTCTTTTCACGGAGCACCAGTGCGTCCACGCCGAAAAACCGTCCTTCGCCTGCAACATGTGCAATCGAACTTTCTCTACCAATCACAACCTCAAGCGTCACAAACTGCTGCACGTCAGAGACGGCAGGAAGTGCGGCAAGTGCGGCGTGCTGTTCTGTCGACGTCACAACCACGTCGTTTTCGTGCCGCAGGCTGAGTCTACGGTGGAGTCCGATCAAGATTGTTCCATCGtcgagactgaaaatgtgatgcCAGAAAACAACGTGCTGGAGAAGGTTGAGCCGAGTCAGACGGATCATGACGTGGCTGATGATGCTCAGAGCTCCCAGACTGTTACCACGACTACAAGCACAACCTCTAAACCTTTACCCAAGAAACATAAAACCTCCCCAGGAGTCTTACCCACTAATATCTTAACAGAAGTCCCTTTCCCAAAGTTGATCAAACCGTTCCGCTCCTCTTTGGCGCTGCTGCCACGATCTACCTCATTTCAGTTTAAGCCACCGGTGCCACCCGACTATCCCGCGGTGTTCATTCAGCCTCATCTCCCTCAACGTCCAGAGCTCCCGTACTCGCTGCGGGTCTTTTCACCCCAGTGCCTCACCTCAGCGTTACTCGAAGTTAAAAGAAACTACGGATACATTTGCAATAAAGAAGTGATTGCGATGgcgaagaagaaaaaggagaaggagaagcaggTGGTTCACGTGAAGGTGGAGCAGAGCGAGACACAGCTGATTTCTCCAGTCAAGCAGCGCAGCAGTGAGAAAGTCAAGAAGGAGAGAACGGCGTATGACTTGGAGATTGTGCTCTGA
- the LOC128357218 gene encoding protein-serine O-palmitoleoyltransferase porcupine-like isoform X2: MGAFSRQKFFQELAHGCLLPTAQQGLEQVWQLLVICLLCRLLWMLGLPSFIKHLGTVAGGFYTLYLFFELHMIWVVLLSLLCYLFLFLCRHSTIRGTFLSITVLIYLLLGELHMMDTTNWHKMRGSQMVVAMKAISLAFDLDRGVVTSVPSPIEFMGYIYFVGTVIFGPWISFNSYKEALEGRKLSFSWLLKVSVSWVKSQICLVISNCVAPYLFPYFIPVYGDKLLRRWLLAYENTKSFHFSNYFVGYLSETTTTLAGAGFTEEKDNLKWDMSVSKPLNIEFPRSMVDVVTSWNLPMSRFLHTYVFKSALRFGTFSAVMVTYTASALLHGLSFHLGAVLISLGFITYIEHVLRKRLAAIFNACILSRKCQPNCTHQHKKGIWVYMINIAFSALAILHLTYLGSVFNSSVDYMEEDEDDITHHTIQKWSELSWTSHWVTFGCWILYRLIL, from the exons atggGAGCGTTTAGCAGACAGAAGTTTTTCCAGGAGCTTGCTCATGGCTGCCTGCTGCCCACAGCTCAGCAGGGTCTGGAGCAGGTATGGCAGCTGCTGGTTATCTGCCTGCTGTGTCGACTCCTCTGGATGTTGG GCCTCCCCTCTTTTATCAAACACCTGGGAACGGTGGCCGGAGGTTTCTACACCCTCTACCTGTTTTTTGAGCTTCATATGATCTGGGTGGTGCTTCTCAGCTTACTCTGctacctcttcctcttcctttgcCGCCACTCTACCATCCGAGGCACCTTCCTCTCCATCACTGTGCTTATATACCTGCTACTCGG AGAGCTGCACATGATGGACACCACCAACTGGCACAAGATGAGAG GTTCACAGATGGTGGTCGCCATGAAAGCCATCTCCCTGGCCTTCGATTTGGACAGGGGTGTTGTGACCAGCGTACCCTCACCCATTGAGTTCATGGGCTATATTTACTTCGTGGGCACAGTCATCTTTGGTCCTTGGATCAGTTTCAACAGCTACAAAGAAGCTTTAGAAGGGCGTAAGCTG agCTTTTCTTGGCTTTTAAAAGTGTCTGTTAGCTGGGTGAAGAGCCAGATCTGCCTTGTTATTTCCAACTGTGTGGCGCCCTACCTCTTCCCTTATTTCATACCTGTTTATGGAGACAAGCTGCTACGAAG GTGGTTGCTGGCGTATGAGAACACAAAGTCTTTCCACTTCAGCAATTATTTTGTTGGTTACTTAAGCGAGACTACTACTACTCTGGCCGGGGCGGGCTTCACCGAGGAGAAAGACAATCTCAAATG GGATATGTCCGTATCCAAGCCACTGAATATAGAGTTTCCTCGGTCGATGGTGGATGTGGTGACGTCATGGAATTTGCCGATGTCTCGCTTTCTGCACACCT ATGTTTTTAAGAGCGCTCTCAGATTTGGGACGTTCTCTGCTGTCATGGTAACATACACAGCCAGCGCCCTTCTGCAT GGTCTGAGTTTTCATCTGGGTGCTGTGCTGATATCTCTCGGGTTTATCACATACATTGAGCACG tgttgcGGAAGAGGCTCGCGGCCATTTTTAATGCCTGTATACTGTCAAGGAAATGTCAGCCAAACTGCACTCACCAGCACAAAAAG GGGATTTGGGTGTATATGATTAATATAGCATTCAGTGCTTTGGCAATACTCCACCTGACGTACCTGGGCTCTGTGTTCAACTCAAGTGTGGACTacatggaggaggatgag GATGATATAACCCATCATACCATTCAAAAGTGGTCAGAGCTGAGCTGGACGAGCCACTGGGTCACGTTTGGATGCTGGATATTGTACCGCCTCATCCTCTAA
- the LOC128357218 gene encoding protein-serine O-palmitoleoyltransferase porcupine-like isoform X1, whose translation MGAFSRQKFFQELAHGCLLPTAQQGLEQVWQLLVICLLCRLLWMLGLPSFIKHLGTVAGGFYTLYLFFELHMIWVVLLSLLCYLFLFLCRHSTIRGTFLSITVLIYLLLGELHMMDTTNWHKMRGSQMVVAMKAISLAFDLDRGVVTSVPSPIEFMGYIYFVGTVIFGPWISFNSYKEALEGRKLSFSWLLKVSVSWVKSQICLVISNCVAPYLFPYFIPVYGDKLLRSKKRRKIRGSTAKWLLAYENTKSFHFSNYFVGYLSETTTTLAGAGFTEEKDNLKWDMSVSKPLNIEFPRSMVDVVTSWNLPMSRFLHTYVFKSALRFGTFSAVMVTYTASALLHGLSFHLGAVLISLGFITYIEHVLRKRLAAIFNACILSRKCQPNCTHQHKKGIWVYMINIAFSALAILHLTYLGSVFNSSVDYMEEDEDDITHHTIQKWSELSWTSHWVTFGCWILYRLIL comes from the exons atggGAGCGTTTAGCAGACAGAAGTTTTTCCAGGAGCTTGCTCATGGCTGCCTGCTGCCCACAGCTCAGCAGGGTCTGGAGCAGGTATGGCAGCTGCTGGTTATCTGCCTGCTGTGTCGACTCCTCTGGATGTTGG GCCTCCCCTCTTTTATCAAACACCTGGGAACGGTGGCCGGAGGTTTCTACACCCTCTACCTGTTTTTTGAGCTTCATATGATCTGGGTGGTGCTTCTCAGCTTACTCTGctacctcttcctcttcctttgcCGCCACTCTACCATCCGAGGCACCTTCCTCTCCATCACTGTGCTTATATACCTGCTACTCGG AGAGCTGCACATGATGGACACCACCAACTGGCACAAGATGAGAG GTTCACAGATGGTGGTCGCCATGAAAGCCATCTCCCTGGCCTTCGATTTGGACAGGGGTGTTGTGACCAGCGTACCCTCACCCATTGAGTTCATGGGCTATATTTACTTCGTGGGCACAGTCATCTTTGGTCCTTGGATCAGTTTCAACAGCTACAAAGAAGCTTTAGAAGGGCGTAAGCTG agCTTTTCTTGGCTTTTAAAAGTGTCTGTTAGCTGGGTGAAGAGCCAGATCTGCCTTGTTATTTCCAACTGTGTGGCGCCCTACCTCTTCCCTTATTTCATACCTGTTTATGGAGACAAGCTGCTACGAAG caaaaagaggaggaagatcaG AGGTTCGACGGCAAA GTGGTTGCTGGCGTATGAGAACACAAAGTCTTTCCACTTCAGCAATTATTTTGTTGGTTACTTAAGCGAGACTACTACTACTCTGGCCGGGGCGGGCTTCACCGAGGAGAAAGACAATCTCAAATG GGATATGTCCGTATCCAAGCCACTGAATATAGAGTTTCCTCGGTCGATGGTGGATGTGGTGACGTCATGGAATTTGCCGATGTCTCGCTTTCTGCACACCT ATGTTTTTAAGAGCGCTCTCAGATTTGGGACGTTCTCTGCTGTCATGGTAACATACACAGCCAGCGCCCTTCTGCAT GGTCTGAGTTTTCATCTGGGTGCTGTGCTGATATCTCTCGGGTTTATCACATACATTGAGCACG tgttgcGGAAGAGGCTCGCGGCCATTTTTAATGCCTGTATACTGTCAAGGAAATGTCAGCCAAACTGCACTCACCAGCACAAAAAG GGGATTTGGGTGTATATGATTAATATAGCATTCAGTGCTTTGGCAATACTCCACCTGACGTACCTGGGCTCTGTGTTCAACTCAAGTGTGGACTacatggaggaggatgag GATGATATAACCCATCATACCATTCAAAAGTGGTCAGAGCTGAGCTGGACGAGCCACTGGGTCACGTTTGGATGCTGGATATTGTACCGCCTCATCCTCTAA
- the wdr13 gene encoding WD repeat-containing protein 13 isoform X1, giving the protein MLWRKGTCPGSGFPSNQSACVMAAVWQQVLAVDARYNAYRTPTFPQFRTQYIRRRSQLLRENAKCGFEPGLRRQYLRLRSQLLALRYGPLSEQSSFRASSVRSSRTTLDRMEDFEEDPRTQGARGHRRSVSRGSYQLQAQMNRAVYDERPPGSLVPTSVAEASRAMAGDTTLSENYAFAGMHHIFDQHVDSAVPRLQFANDDKHLLACCSLDGTLSIMTLSPPPASVKVTLKGHGGPVTDFAWSLSNDIIVSTSLDGTLRIWNTEDGRCIREVRDPESSELLCCTFQPMNNNLTVVGNSKHHLQVVNISTGKKVKGGSSKLTGRVLSLSFDAPGKILWAGDDRGSIFSFLFDMATGKLTKAKRLVVSEGSSICSISARSWISREARDPSLLVNACVNKLLLYRVVDNEGTLQLKRSFPIQHGSQLVHSIFCPLMSFRQGACVVTGSEDACVYFFDVERNTKAIVNKLQGHGGPVLDVSFNCDESLLASADSTGMVIIWRREQK; this is encoded by the exons ATGTTGTGGAGGAAGG GGACGTGCCCTGGCAGTGGCTTCCCCTCTAACCAGAGTGCTTGTGTAATGGCAGCAGTTTGGCAGCAGGTTTTGGCAGTGGACGCAAG GTACAATGCTTACCGCACGCCTACCTTCCCACAGTTCCGAACTCAGTACATCCGCCGACGCAGCCAGCTGCTCAGAGAGAACGCCAAGTGTGGCTTTGAGCCGGGGCTGCGCAGGCAGTACCTGAGGCTGCGCAGTCAGCTGCTGGCCCTGCGCTACGGGCCCCTGTCCGAGCAGAGCAGCTTCAGGGCCAGCAGTGTGCGCAGCTCCCGCACCACACTGGACCGCATGGAG GACTTCGAGGAGGACCCCCGCACCCAAGGGGCTCGTGGCCACCGCCGGTCTGTCAGCAGAGGCTCCTATCAGCTACAGGCCCAGATGAACAGAGCCGTCTATGATGAGAG GCCTCCGGGCAGTTTGGTGCCCACCTCAGTGGCAGAGGCCAGTCGTGCCATGGCCGGGGACACAACTTTGAGTGAAAATTATGCTTTTGCTGGCATGCATCACATATTTGACCAACATGTAGACTCTGCTG TTCCACGGTTGCAGTTTGCCAATGATGACAAGCACCTCCTCGCTTGCTGCTCACTGGATGGCACCCTGTCTATTATGACGTTGTCCCCGCCTCCTGCCAGCGTGAAGGTGACGCTGAAAGGTCACGGAGGTCCTGTCACAGACTTTGCTTGGTCCCTCAGTAATGACATCATTGTGTCGACATCACTAGATGGGACTCTGCGTATCTGGAACACTGAAGATGGTCGCTGCATCCGAGAGGTCAGAGACCCCGAATCCAGCgagctgctctgctgcaccTTCCAGCCAATGAATAACAACCTTACTGTG GTGGGGAACAGCAAGCACCATCTGCAGGTGGTGAACATCTCCACTGGGAAGAAGGTGAAGGGGGGCTCCAGTAAGCTGACAGGCCGTGTGCTGTCTCTCTCCTTTGATGCTCCGGGGAAGATCCTTTGGGCTGGTGATGACAGGGGGAGCATCTTCTCATTCCTCTTTGACATGGccacag GGAAGCTGACCAAAGCCAAGCGTCTGGTGGTGAGTGAAGGCAGCTCCATCTGCAGCATATCTGCTCGGTCCTGGATTAGCCGAGAGGCCAGAGACCCCTCCCTGCTGGTTAACGCCTGTGTCAATAAGCTTCTGCTGTACAG GGTGGTAGACAATGAAGGCACACTGCAGCTGAAGAGGAGTTTCCCCATCCAGCACGGTTCCCAGCTCGTTCATAGCATCTTCTGCCCCCTCATGTCTTTCAGACAGGGGGCCTGTGTTG TGACTGGCAGCGAGGACGCCTGTGTCTACTTCTTCGACGTCGAACGCA
- the wdr13 gene encoding WD repeat-containing protein 13 isoform X2 produces the protein MAAVWQQVLAVDARYNAYRTPTFPQFRTQYIRRRSQLLRENAKCGFEPGLRRQYLRLRSQLLALRYGPLSEQSSFRASSVRSSRTTLDRMEDFEEDPRTQGARGHRRSVSRGSYQLQAQMNRAVYDERPPGSLVPTSVAEASRAMAGDTTLSENYAFAGMHHIFDQHVDSAVPRLQFANDDKHLLACCSLDGTLSIMTLSPPPASVKVTLKGHGGPVTDFAWSLSNDIIVSTSLDGTLRIWNTEDGRCIREVRDPESSELLCCTFQPMNNNLTVVGNSKHHLQVVNISTGKKVKGGSSKLTGRVLSLSFDAPGKILWAGDDRGSIFSFLFDMATGKLTKAKRLVVSEGSSICSISARSWISREARDPSLLVNACVNKLLLYRVVDNEGTLQLKRSFPIQHGSQLVHSIFCPLMSFRQGACVVTGSEDACVYFFDVERNTKAIVNKLQGHGGPVLDVSFNCDESLLASADSTGMVIIWRREQK, from the exons ATGGCAGCAGTTTGGCAGCAGGTTTTGGCAGTGGACGCAAG GTACAATGCTTACCGCACGCCTACCTTCCCACAGTTCCGAACTCAGTACATCCGCCGACGCAGCCAGCTGCTCAGAGAGAACGCCAAGTGTGGCTTTGAGCCGGGGCTGCGCAGGCAGTACCTGAGGCTGCGCAGTCAGCTGCTGGCCCTGCGCTACGGGCCCCTGTCCGAGCAGAGCAGCTTCAGGGCCAGCAGTGTGCGCAGCTCCCGCACCACACTGGACCGCATGGAG GACTTCGAGGAGGACCCCCGCACCCAAGGGGCTCGTGGCCACCGCCGGTCTGTCAGCAGAGGCTCCTATCAGCTACAGGCCCAGATGAACAGAGCCGTCTATGATGAGAG GCCTCCGGGCAGTTTGGTGCCCACCTCAGTGGCAGAGGCCAGTCGTGCCATGGCCGGGGACACAACTTTGAGTGAAAATTATGCTTTTGCTGGCATGCATCACATATTTGACCAACATGTAGACTCTGCTG TTCCACGGTTGCAGTTTGCCAATGATGACAAGCACCTCCTCGCTTGCTGCTCACTGGATGGCACCCTGTCTATTATGACGTTGTCCCCGCCTCCTGCCAGCGTGAAGGTGACGCTGAAAGGTCACGGAGGTCCTGTCACAGACTTTGCTTGGTCCCTCAGTAATGACATCATTGTGTCGACATCACTAGATGGGACTCTGCGTATCTGGAACACTGAAGATGGTCGCTGCATCCGAGAGGTCAGAGACCCCGAATCCAGCgagctgctctgctgcaccTTCCAGCCAATGAATAACAACCTTACTGTG GTGGGGAACAGCAAGCACCATCTGCAGGTGGTGAACATCTCCACTGGGAAGAAGGTGAAGGGGGGCTCCAGTAAGCTGACAGGCCGTGTGCTGTCTCTCTCCTTTGATGCTCCGGGGAAGATCCTTTGGGCTGGTGATGACAGGGGGAGCATCTTCTCATTCCTCTTTGACATGGccacag GGAAGCTGACCAAAGCCAAGCGTCTGGTGGTGAGTGAAGGCAGCTCCATCTGCAGCATATCTGCTCGGTCCTGGATTAGCCGAGAGGCCAGAGACCCCTCCCTGCTGGTTAACGCCTGTGTCAATAAGCTTCTGCTGTACAG GGTGGTAGACAATGAAGGCACACTGCAGCTGAAGAGGAGTTTCCCCATCCAGCACGGTTCCCAGCTCGTTCATAGCATCTTCTGCCCCCTCATGTCTTTCAGACAGGGGGCCTGTGTTG TGACTGGCAGCGAGGACGCCTGTGTCTACTTCTTCGACGTCGAACGCA